One Succinivibrio dextrinosolvens DNA window includes the following coding sequences:
- the sctE gene encoding type III secretion system translocon subunit SctE, translated as MSDKVTNNYASQGLSYEQQVAALTKDLTTGKIDAASYINQLKALELANLKSKSDIDSKNVQLESPSDKALGDLKGVGLEALLQFITGENRSSQLKSAESRIESNKQAREANFQQTMDKINEAIKKAEDEEKSGWWKKAFGWVAKIVTAVLSVAAIVVGAITANPVLVMAGVYGCYFLASQITEEVTGKGLTARYLELYGVPEDKAIIAGGIMDCIGGIVAGCVSGSGLASAAKIADIGAKAAILCARLSYASSIVNGVAGVGTGVSGVFSAVYRYDGAKLKADEVELKKVLEKLIVEDQENQKTIKRILEFFKEMTDDVTQVIKDKAQATSNVMSMSPTGGMA; from the coding sequence ATGTCTGACAAGGTAACTAATAATTATGCATCCCAAGGTCTGAGCTACGAGCAACAAGTAGCCGCCCTTACAAAGGATCTTACAACGGGTAAGATTGATGCTGCCAGCTATATAAATCAGCTGAAAGCTCTTGAGCTTGCAAATCTCAAGTCCAAATCAGATATTGATTCTAAGAATGTTCAGCTTGAATCTCCTTCTGATAAGGCTTTAGGTGATCTAAAAGGTGTTGGACTTGAAGCTCTTCTGCAGTTCATTACTGGCGAGAACAGAAGTTCACAGCTGAAATCTGCTGAGTCAAGAATTGAAAGCAATAAGCAGGCTAGAGAGGCTAACTTCCAGCAGACCATGGATAAGATTAACGAAGCCATCAAGAAGGCTGAGGATGAAGAAAAATCCGGCTGGTGGAAAAAGGCTTTTGGCTGGGTTGCAAAAATTGTTACAGCTGTTTTATCTGTTGCCGCAATCGTTGTAGGAGCAATCACAGCAAATCCTGTTCTAGTAATGGCTGGTGTTTACGGTTGTTACTTCTTGGCCTCTCAAATAACAGAAGAGGTTACAGGAAAGGGGTTGACTGCTAGGTATCTTGAATTATACGGTGTCCCTGAGGATAAGGCCATTATTGCAGGTGGAATCATGGATTGCATAGGTGGTATTGTCGCTGGTTGCGTATCTGGTTCTGGTTTGGCTTCAGCAGCTAAGATTGCTGATATTGGTGCTAAGGCTGCAATATTATGTGCAAGACTAAGCTATGCTTCATCTATTGTAAATGGTGTTGCTGGTGTCGGTACAGGTGTTTCGGGTGTTTTTTCTGCAGTTTACCGTTATGATGGAGCAAAGCTTAAGGCAGATGAGGTCGAACTGAAAAAGGTTTTAGAGAAGCTTATAGTTGAAGACCAGGAGAATCAGAAGACGATCAAACGCATCCTTGAATTCTTCAAGGAGATGACAGATGATGTGACACAGGTTATTAAAGATAAAGCTCAGGCTACAAGTAATGTAATGTCAATGTCTCCAACTGGTGGTATGGCTTAA
- the sctV gene encoding type III secretion system export apparatus subunit SctV, whose translation MSIINTARTSVGLVTKHADIMLVGAVIAVIALMILPMPTPLVDLLISMNLAVSFVIMMMSLYTPSVLGFSSFPTVLLFTTLFRLGLNICTTRLILLQADAGEIIFTFGEFAVGGNFVVGAVVFIIIAIIQFLVIAKGSERVSEVGARFSLDAMPGKQMSIDADLRAGSIDAEEAQRRRDEVGLESKLYGSMDGAMKFVKGDAIAGLVIAAVNVIAGTIIGSSMNGLGLSDSLKLYGILTIGDGLVSQIPSLLISISAGILVTRSGGKVDNVGEQIGGEIFARPKALKVASAMVFLFALVPGFPKPQLFSLSIIMFMISYGLEKMSYQPNVDEPDIKTQLVDKTLAPAVKGNGKKAKRSSNAEEFSPIVPIILDLSNELYEELDYAALDDRMIDLRSALYYDLGVPFPGINLRNNPGLPGLSYALNLDEIPIARGILIKDKLLVRDQPENVKMLGIDLEQGEDFLPGEKSWWVDKKFRPDLEKISITALDFEDIITLHTSILLAKHAGDFIGMQESKYILDKMEERAPDLVHEATRLLPLQKIADIFKRLVQEQVSIRDLRCILENIISWAPREKDIIMLCEYVRVGLKRQISYRYTADQNLLPAVLIDPNVEEIIRKSIRQSSAGSFLALDPDSTKKFVEELKRIRSTTNKRTVIIASIDIRRYVRRLIEGEFYDVPVLDYQELTPEVSVQPIERIRF comes from the coding sequence ATGTCAATTATCAACACTGCTAGAACTTCTGTTGGACTGGTAACCAAGCACGCCGATATTATGCTGGTTGGTGCGGTTATTGCGGTTATCGCACTTATGATTCTGCCGATGCCAACACCACTGGTGGATCTTCTTATTTCCATGAATCTTGCGGTATCTTTCGTAATTATGATGATGAGTCTCTATACGCCGTCGGTTCTGGGTTTCTCGTCATTTCCTACAGTTCTGCTGTTTACAACCCTTTTTCGACTGGGACTTAACATCTGTACAACCCGTTTGATTCTTTTGCAGGCAGATGCTGGTGAAATTATTTTTACCTTTGGTGAATTCGCTGTTGGCGGTAACTTCGTTGTAGGAGCCGTGGTCTTCATCATTATTGCAATTATTCAGTTCCTTGTTATTGCCAAAGGTTCTGAACGTGTATCTGAGGTTGGTGCGAGATTCTCTCTGGACGCTATGCCTGGTAAACAGATGTCTATTGACGCTGATTTAAGAGCAGGTTCTATTGATGCAGAAGAAGCTCAGAGACGTCGTGACGAAGTTGGACTTGAAAGTAAACTTTATGGTTCCATGGATGGTGCCATGAAGTTCGTTAAGGGCGATGCTATTGCCGGTCTTGTAATTGCAGCTGTTAACGTTATTGCCGGTACCATTATCGGTTCAAGCATGAATGGTCTTGGCCTGTCAGATTCACTTAAGCTGTATGGTATTCTCACCATTGGTGATGGTCTGGTTTCACAGATACCTTCACTGCTGATTTCTATTTCTGCCGGTATTCTGGTTACCCGTTCTGGCGGTAAGGTTGATAACGTAGGTGAGCAGATCGGAGGTGAAATCTTTGCCCGTCCTAAGGCTCTTAAGGTAGCATCTGCAATGGTCTTCCTCTTTGCGCTGGTTCCTGGTTTCCCTAAGCCTCAGCTGTTTTCTCTGTCTATAATCATGTTCATGATTTCATATGGACTTGAGAAGATGTCCTATCAGCCTAATGTTGATGAACCTGATATTAAGACTCAGCTTGTAGACAAGACTCTGGCTCCGGCTGTAAAAGGAAACGGTAAAAAGGCAAAGCGCAGTTCAAATGCGGAAGAGTTCTCTCCGATTGTGCCTATTATTCTTGATCTTTCTAATGAGCTATATGAAGAGTTGGATTATGCGGCGCTCGATGATCGTATGATTGACCTTAGAAGTGCGCTTTACTACGATCTTGGCGTACCGTTCCCTGGTATTAATCTGCGTAACAATCCAGGTTTACCTGGACTTTCCTACGCCCTTAACCTGGATGAGATTCCAATTGCAAGAGGTATTCTCATAAAAGATAAGCTTCTAGTTAGAGATCAGCCTGAGAATGTAAAAATGCTTGGAATTGATCTGGAGCAGGGTGAAGATTTTCTTCCTGGTGAGAAGTCATGGTGGGTTGATAAGAAATTCAGACCAGATCTTGAGAAAATTAGTATTACTGCTTTGGACTTTGAAGATATCATCACTCTTCATACCTCTATTCTTCTGGCTAAGCATGCTGGTGACTTTATTGGTATGCAGGAGAGTAAGTATATTCTTGATAAGATGGAAGAACGAGCTCCAGACCTAGTACATGAGGCTACACGTCTGCTACCTCTGCAGAAGATTGCTGATATTTTCAAGCGTCTGGTACAGGAGCAGGTTTCTATCCGTGATTTAAGATGTATACTTGAAAATATTATTTCATGGGCTCCTCGTGAAAAAGACATCATTATGCTTTGTGAGTATGTCCGTGTTGGCTTGAAGCGTCAGATCAGCTATCGCTACACCGCAGATCAAAATCTTCTTCCTGCAGTGCTGATTGATCCTAATGTGGAAGAAATTATCAGAAAGTCCATTAGACAGAGTTCGGCTGGTTCTTTCCTTGCTCTCGATCCTGATAGTACAAAGAAGTTTGTGGAAGAACTTAAGCGTATCAGGTCAACTACCAATAAGAGAACAGTTATAATTGCGTCTATTGATATTAGACGTTATGTTCGCCGTCTAATTGAAGGTGAGTTCTATGATGTTCCTGTACTTGACTATCAAGAGCTAACTCCAGAGGTTTCCGTACAGCCTATTGAAAGAATTCGTTTCTAG
- a CDS encoding SycD/LcrH family type III secretion system chaperone, whose protein sequence is MAVDIDNADEFNFLFDSPEQKDAVVSVYRLIQKGASLGDLVGLDSDKLEVMYAFAYNLYSSGQYADAEKIFRALVVYDGSVTKYWIGLAACRENQKAFREAAELYAMGATMGGLDDPEPMYYSALCRLKADQKENAIAALEFIDLMGKGTSPHDLQIKAKAKALLETLKNVEKNE, encoded by the coding sequence ATGGCAGTTGATATCGATAATGCAGATGAGTTTAATTTTCTCTTTGATAGTCCTGAGCAGAAGGATGCCGTTGTAAGCGTATATAGACTGATACAAAAGGGCGCAAGTCTTGGTGATCTTGTAGGTCTAGATTCAGATAAATTAGAGGTTATGTATGCTTTTGCCTACAATCTTTATTCTTCTGGACAGTACGCTGATGCAGAGAAAATCTTCAGAGCCTTGGTTGTATATGATGGTTCTGTTACCAAATACTGGATTGGTCTAGCTGCCTGCCGTGAAAACCAGAAAGCTTTCAGAGAAGCTGCCGAACTTTATGCAATGGGTGCAACCATGGGTGGTTTAGATGATCCTGAACCTATGTACTATTCTGCATTATGTCGTCTTAAGGCAGATCAGAAAGAGAATGCAATAGCAGCCCTGGAGTTTATTGACCTCATGGGAAAGGGTACCAGCCCTCACGATTTACAGATCAAAGCAAAAGCAAAGGCTTTGCTTGAAACCTTAAAGAATGTTGAAAAAAATGAGTAA
- a CDS encoding TyeA family type III secretion system gatekeeper subunit, with product MSDINGIRNPSGFDQQTVPGNTGTTGPASGGMINGVSVEPADIEKSLFEDSMEEMTFSKDNSKQTKLALRKQKNADARLAELLKKMQAAVAEKVNAKSKTEDILKRTSKVGCTPREIVDSLKSSGGHDAENYALLLQLISKEKDPVKQKLMQDAANEIMQQNEKGIKAVINAMDVSEDNYAGLSILDNAENYSDALLNFKDGMSMLSFINEKYGDKFEEGLDFINKALSADLEAAQRSHEPAFLRSVAEGLAQTKVLYSCFAHEEVMLDRLEKVHGIDTSSINKIEFVKKLGDLVKATFVSPGDIRNLLITINSKDPGQEVVICQELSKTLKDLSDIFYETSEARERISEACSILIDNKIRSEDEWLESQQ from the coding sequence ATGTCCGATATCAATGGTATTCGCAATCCATCCGGTTTTGATCAGCAGACTGTTCCTGGTAATACTGGTACTACAGGTCCGGCTTCAGGTGGTATGATTAATGGGGTTTCTGTTGAACCTGCTGATATTGAGAAGTCTTTATTCGAAGATTCCATGGAGGAAATGACTTTCTCCAAGGATAATTCAAAGCAGACAAAACTGGCCCTGCGCAAGCAGAAGAATGCTGATGCACGTCTTGCAGAACTACTCAAGAAGATGCAGGCTGCTGTTGCAGAAAAGGTTAATGCCAAGTCAAAGACTGAAGACATCCTAAAGAGAACCTCCAAAGTTGGTTGTACTCCTCGCGAGATTGTTGATTCTCTTAAGTCTTCAGGCGGTCATGATGCAGAGAACTATGCACTGCTTCTGCAGCTGATTTCCAAGGAGAAGGATCCTGTTAAGCAGAAACTGATGCAGGATGCTGCTAATGAGATCATGCAGCAGAACGAGAAGGGCATTAAGGCTGTTATTAATGCCATGGATGTCTCTGAGGACAACTATGCCGGTTTGAGTATTCTTGATAATGCCGAAAACTACTCAGATGCTCTACTGAATTTCAAGGATGGTATGTCAATGCTGTCCTTTATCAACGAAAAATACGGAGATAAATTCGAAGAAGGTCTGGATTTTATCAACAAGGCATTAAGTGCAGATCTTGAAGCTGCTCAGAGAAGCCACGAGCCAGCTTTCTTAAGATCTGTTGCAGAAGGGCTGGCGCAGACAAAGGTTCTGTATTCATGTTTTGCCCACGAGGAAGTAATGCTGGATCGTCTGGAGAAGGTTCACGGTATTGATACTTCAAGTATTAACAAGATTGAGTTTGTTAAGAAGCTAGGAGACCTTGTCAAGGCAACTTTTGTGTCACCAGGTGATATCAGAAACCTACTAATCACAATCAACTCAAAGGATCCTGGTCAGGAAGTTGTTATTTGCCAGGAACTGAGCAAGACTTTGAAGGATTTGTCAGATATTTTCTACGAGACTTCTGAGGCTCGTGAACGTATCAGTGAAGCCTGCTCTATCTTGATAGACAATAAGATTCGTTCGGAGGATGAATGGCTGGAATCACAACAGTAG
- a CDS encoding type III secretion system chaperone, producing the protein MAGITTVVDPEIVRRELFRFGKRIGMSNMPDFDENRAMSFGVEGAKLSFELNSDRTYLTISYAVTPETSETDRYLRIALEKTKYSGGFVYSATYVEPLIIFTTSLPNPSISAESFEKILFGFIKLWNEVKHGH; encoded by the coding sequence ATGGCTGGAATCACAACAGTAGTAGATCCTGAAATCGTCAGAAGAGAATTATTCCGTTTTGGAAAACGTATCGGCATGTCTAACATGCCGGATTTTGATGAAAATAGAGCTATGTCTTTTGGTGTTGAAGGGGCGAAACTTTCTTTTGAGCTGAATTCCGACAGAACCTACCTTACCATAAGTTACGCCGTTACTCCTGAGACAAGTGAAACCGATCGTTATCTAAGAATCGCTTTGGAAAAAACTAAGTATAGCGGTGGTTTTGTTTATAGTGCAACCTATGTAGAGCCTCTGATCATCTTTACTACTTCTCTGCCGAATCCTTCTATTTCAGCAGAGTCATTTGAGAAAATTCTGTTCGGATTTATAAAACTTTGGAATGAGGTAAAGCATGGCCACTAG